From the Misgurnus anguillicaudatus chromosome 17, ASM2758022v2, whole genome shotgun sequence genome, one window contains:
- the atf2 gene encoding cyclic AMP-dependent transcription factor ATF-2 isoform X3, translated as MSDDKPFLCTAPGCGQRFTNEDHLAVHKHKHEMTLRFGPARNDSVIIADQTPTPTRFLKNCEEVGLFNELTSPFEHDFKKATEDDIKKLPLDLSPLVTPVVRNKIEEHPSIESHRVSPLPHPESTTTDDKEVSLQPTFLPPSTIVRPASLQVPSVLLASSDAGVVIQQALPSPTSSSVITQVPSSSRPIV; from the exons ATGAGCGATGATAAACCATTTCTCTGCACTGCTCCTGGCTGTGGACAG AGATTCACAAATGAAGACCACCTGGCGGtgcataaacacaaacatgagATGACCCTGAGGTTTGGTCCAGCACGCAATGACAGTGTCATCATTGCTG ACCAGACACCAACGCCGACCCGCTTTCTCAAGAACTGTGAGGAGGTCGGGCTGTTTAATGAGCTCACCAGCCCGTTTGAGCACGACTTTAAAAAGGCCACGGAGGATGACATTAAAAAG CTGCCCCTGGATTTGTCTCCTCTAGTGACTCCTGTTGTCCGAAACAAAATAGAGGAGCACCCATCTATTGAGTCTCACAGAGTCAGTCCACTCCCCCACCCTGAGTCTACTACCACTGATGACAAG GAGGTTTCTTTGCAGCCGACCTTTCTTCCTCCATCCACTATAGTCCGTCCTGCTTCACTTCAAGTCCCCAGTGTACTTCTGGCCAGCTCTGATGCTGGCGTTGTTATTCAGCAAGCCCTTCCATCTCCGACATCTAGCTCTGTTATAACCCAGGTCCCGTCCTCTAGTAGGCCGATAGTGTAA
- the atp5mc3a gene encoding ATP synthase membrane subunit c locus 3a — MFTCAKFVSTPALVRAGSRALYRPVSAAVLSRPEVKAEVSGAVLPQSPFTQVVLRNFQTSAVSRDIDTAAKFIGAGAATVGVAGSGAGIGTVFGSLIIGYARNPSLKQQLFSYAILGFALSEAMGLFCLMVAFLILFAM; from the exons ATGTTCACCTGCGCAAAGTTCGTCTCCACACCTGCACTG gTGCGTGCAGGCTCCCGGGCCCTTTACAGGCCAGTATCTGCTGCTGTACTCTCCAGACCAGAGGTCAAAGCTGAG GTCAGTGGTGCTGTCCTTCCTCAGTCGCCCTTCACtcaggtggtcctcagaaactTTCAGACCAGTGCTGTCAGCCGTGACATTGACACTGCTGCTAAGTTCATCGGAGCGGGAGCTGCTACTGTGGGAGTGGCTGGATCCGGTGCTGGAATTGGAACAGTGTTTGGAAGCCTTATTATCGGATATGCCAG GAACCCCTCTCTGAAGCAGCAGCTCTTCTCCTATGCTATCCTGGGTTTTGCTCTGTCTGAAGCTATGGGACTTTTCTGTTTGATGGTTGCTTTCTTGATCCTGTTCGCTATGTAA